A section of the Paenibacillus yonginensis genome encodes:
- the thrS gene encoding threonine--tRNA ligase, with the protein MAVSIKLPDGSVREYAEGSTLEDVAASISSGLRKNAVGGKLDGKLVDLNTPIVDGALVELVTLDSKEGLEMMRHSTAHLLAQAVKRLYGNKEVKLGIGPVIEDGFYYDMDLDHPLNPEDLQKIEKEMERIVGENLPITRREVSREEALAIFTELGDPYKLELIRDLPEDSVLSIYDQGEFFDLCRGPHVPSTGKIKVFKLLSVAGAYWRGNSDNKMLQRVYGTAFVKKAELDEHLRLLEEAKKRDHRKLGKELKIFTFSNLVGQGLPIWLPNGAKLRRTLERYIVDLEERLGYQHVYTPVMGNVDLYKTSGHWEHYQEDMFPVMELDNESFVLRPMNCPHHMMVYKSEMHSYRDLPIRIGELGLMHRYEMSGALTGLHRVRSMTLNDAHIFCRPDQIKEEFSRVIQLIQRVYEDFGIKEYRFRLSYRDPADTEKYFPDDEMWEMSQRMLREVVESLDIPYFEAEGEAAFYGPKLDVQIKTALGKEETLSTCQLDFLLPQRFELEYVGDDGQKHRPVVIHRGIISTMERMTAFLLENFAGALPLWLSPVQAKIIPVSGAFEAYAKEVTEKLQEAGIRVEADLRNEKLGYKIREGQLEKVPYMFIVGENEMNEGSVSVRKRGEGDIGAKALADAILLLQEEIKSHTI; encoded by the coding sequence ATGGCAGTATCCATTAAATTGCCTGACGGCTCTGTCAGAGAGTACGCGGAAGGCAGCACTTTGGAAGATGTAGCGGCTTCAATCAGCAGCGGTCTGCGCAAGAATGCAGTAGGCGGCAAGCTGGACGGGAAATTGGTGGACCTGAATACGCCTATCGTGGATGGAGCATTGGTGGAGCTGGTGACCTTAGACTCCAAGGAAGGTCTGGAAATGATGCGCCACAGCACGGCGCATTTGCTGGCCCAAGCCGTAAAACGGCTCTATGGCAACAAAGAAGTCAAACTTGGGATCGGACCTGTAATTGAAGATGGCTTCTATTACGACATGGATCTGGATCATCCCCTGAATCCGGAGGATCTGCAGAAGATCGAGAAGGAAATGGAGCGGATCGTTGGTGAGAATCTCCCTATTACCCGCCGCGAAGTGAGCCGCGAAGAAGCGCTGGCGATCTTCACTGAACTCGGCGATCCTTACAAGCTGGAGCTGATCCGCGATTTGCCTGAAGACAGCGTGCTGTCCATCTACGATCAAGGCGAGTTCTTTGACCTGTGCCGCGGACCTCACGTTCCATCAACCGGCAAGATCAAAGTGTTCAAGCTGCTCAGCGTTGCCGGCGCATACTGGCGCGGGAACAGCGACAACAAAATGCTCCAGCGCGTATACGGGACTGCTTTTGTCAAAAAAGCGGAGCTCGATGAGCATTTGCGCCTGCTTGAAGAAGCGAAGAAACGCGATCACCGCAAGCTGGGCAAAGAGCTGAAGATCTTCACCTTCTCCAACCTGGTTGGCCAAGGTTTGCCGATCTGGCTGCCCAACGGGGCGAAGCTGCGCCGCACTTTGGAGCGTTATATCGTGGACCTGGAGGAGCGTTTGGGTTACCAGCATGTCTATACTCCAGTAATGGGCAACGTGGATCTGTACAAAACATCCGGACACTGGGAGCATTATCAGGAAGACATGTTCCCGGTGATGGAGCTCGATAATGAGAGCTTTGTGCTTCGTCCGATGAACTGTCCGCATCACATGATGGTGTACAAAAGCGAAATGCACAGCTATCGCGACCTGCCGATCCGGATCGGCGAGCTTGGCTTGATGCACCGTTATGAAATGTCCGGCGCATTAACCGGCCTGCACCGCGTCCGTTCCATGACACTGAACGATGCGCATATTTTCTGCCGTCCGGACCAGATTAAAGAAGAATTCTCGCGCGTAATCCAGCTGATTCAGCGTGTTTATGAAGACTTCGGCATTAAGGAATACCGGTTCCGGTTGTCTTACCGCGATCCTGCGGACACCGAGAAATATTTCCCTGACGATGAAATGTGGGAAATGTCACAGCGTATGCTGCGTGAGGTTGTGGAGTCGCTTGACATTCCTTATTTTGAGGCGGAAGGCGAGGCGGCCTTCTACGGACCTAAACTAGACGTCCAAATCAAAACCGCGTTAGGCAAGGAAGAAACACTGTCGACCTGCCAGCTCGACTTCCTGCTGCCGCAGCGCTTTGAACTGGAATATGTGGGCGATGACGGACAGAAACATCGTCCGGTCGTTATTCACCGCGGCATTATCTCCACGATGGAGCGTATGACTGCATTCCTGCTTGAGAACTTTGCCGGCGCCCTGCCGCTCTGGTTGTCTCCTGTACAAGCCAAGATTATTCCGGTTTCCGGCGCTTTCGAGGCTTATGCCAAAGAAGTAACCGAGAAGCTGCAGGAAGCGGGCATCCGCGTGGAAGCTGACCTTCGCAATGAGAAGCTGGGCTACAAAATTCGGGAAGGCCAGCTGGAGAAAGTTCCTTATATGTTTATCGTCGGCGAGAACGAAATGAACGAAGGCTCGGTATCTGTCCGCAAACGCGGCGAAGGCGACATTGGAGCCAAAGCATTGGCTGATGCCATTCTCCTGCTTCAGGAAGAAATTAAGAGCCATACGATCTAA
- a CDS encoding sensor histidine kinase, with the protein MMKVLKSTKWELLFYFLLTGVLTAGVLYAGNTTDYIVVSDPRVWIYYVAGIVIFTVVIGYIAGQRIQRRLDLLHLSMLQVAKGNLSVRIPETTDMTFAGIYGEFNRMTEAVEKKMHLLQVLGEQEVTNKEQAAEKAVLEERRRLARDLHDTVSQQLFAVHMAASSLPKILESRPEQGGKVMDQLIQMSNTAQKQMRALIAQLRPMELVDKSLSQALDQWFPDYCRQNGLKGVIDLDLKGQLSEAIEHQLFLIIQEAMANIVKHSGAKLVSLALQESKRQVALSVSDDGQGFSSTVQKQGSYGLSTMRERAEKLGGTAEIISKPGAGTTIRIHIPKFEDVRKGEES; encoded by the coding sequence ATGATGAAGGTGCTGAAAAGCACGAAGTGGGAGCTTCTCTTCTACTTCCTGCTTACGGGCGTATTGACGGCAGGAGTTCTATATGCGGGAAATACTACGGATTACATCGTGGTGTCCGACCCGAGAGTGTGGATTTATTACGTGGCGGGAATCGTGATTTTCACCGTCGTAATTGGTTATATAGCGGGCCAGCGCATCCAGCGCCGGCTCGACTTGCTTCATTTAAGCATGCTGCAGGTGGCCAAAGGAAATTTATCGGTCCGGATTCCCGAGACTACGGATATGACCTTTGCCGGCATATATGGCGAATTTAACCGGATGACCGAGGCGGTAGAGAAGAAGATGCACCTGCTGCAGGTTCTTGGGGAGCAGGAAGTGACCAATAAGGAACAAGCCGCTGAGAAGGCGGTGCTGGAAGAACGGCGGCGGCTCGCCCGTGATCTGCATGACACGGTGAGCCAGCAGCTTTTTGCTGTTCATATGGCCGCTTCGTCTTTGCCCAAGATTCTGGAAAGCAGACCGGAGCAGGGCGGCAAGGTTATGGACCAGCTGATTCAAATGTCCAATACAGCCCAGAAGCAAATGAGGGCGCTTATTGCGCAGCTTCGTCCCATGGAGCTGGTCGACAAATCGTTATCGCAGGCGCTGGATCAATGGTTCCCGGATTACTGCCGTCAGAACGGGCTTAAAGGGGTAATCGACCTGGATTTGAAAGGGCAGCTGTCAGAGGCGATTGAGCACCAGCTGTTTCTGATCATTCAGGAGGCCATGGCTAACATCGTCAAGCATTCGGGAGCCAAGCTGGTCAGTTTGGCGCTGCAGGAATCCAAACGGCAGGTGGCGCTCAGTGTGAGTGATGATGGCCAAGGCTTTAGTTCCACCGTGCAGAAGCAGGGTTCTTATGGACTATCAACGATGCGGGAGCGTGCGGAGAAGCTAGGAGGTACTGCCGAGATTATCAGCAAGCCGGGCGCGGGAACTACGATCCGCATACATATTCCGAAGTTTGAGGATGTAAGGAAAGGGGAAGAATCATGA
- a CDS encoding putative sporulation protein YtxC has product MQLFNLTTSVDSRRTAEQLCTLFEAEGEKLSHGRSNAVRFRYCYAHHRITVECISDQAAIPARTIKGLKAKAAEWMTEHVLRDKEPVLLRKLLGKYYSLHKHEDIPEIVSMAIQILDGLSEYEVHMKGRERRVAEIYTAILDGLVSTGTVDVDGWLSFRMPAYLDELKDALDLAVDEYVLDKQYEEFIGLLKYFVQFQDIRIPLIHLKHVEGMEFELLDDQMHPLGPLPYDDGITIKMADLELQMEDAVVSSLISLSPARIMIHTREPELRMIATIQEIFGERAQLCSD; this is encoded by the coding sequence ATGCAGCTGTTTAACCTTACAACATCGGTTGATTCCCGCCGTACCGCCGAACAGTTATGCACCCTGTTTGAGGCAGAAGGCGAAAAATTGAGTCATGGACGCAGCAATGCCGTCCGTTTCCGGTATTGTTATGCACACCACAGGATTACGGTTGAATGTATCAGTGATCAAGCGGCAATCCCGGCGCGGACGATAAAAGGTTTAAAAGCCAAAGCGGCCGAATGGATGACGGAACATGTTTTACGGGACAAGGAACCGGTATTGCTCCGCAAGCTTTTGGGCAAATATTACTCCCTACATAAACATGAAGATATTCCGGAGATCGTAAGCATGGCCATCCAAATTTTGGACGGATTATCCGAATATGAAGTGCATATGAAGGGAAGGGAACGAAGAGTAGCGGAAATTTACACCGCCATTCTTGATGGACTGGTTTCCACGGGAACGGTGGATGTTGACGGCTGGCTGTCGTTCCGCATGCCTGCTTATCTGGATGAGCTAAAGGACGCATTGGATTTGGCGGTGGACGAATATGTGCTGGACAAGCAGTATGAGGAGTTTATTGGTTTGCTTAAATATTTTGTCCAGTTTCAGGATATCCGTATCCCGCTGATTCATCTGAAACATGTCGAAGGCATGGAGTTTGAACTGCTGGATGATCAAATGCATCCGCTTGGACCGCTTCCTTATGACGATGGGATCACGATCAAGATGGCCGATCTGGAGCTTCAAATGGAGGATGCAGTGGTCAGCTCCCTGATTTCCTTATCTCCGGCCCGCATTATGATCCATACGCGGGAGCCTGAGCTTCGGATGATTGCGACTATTCAGGAAATATTTGGGGAGCGTGCACAGCTTTGCAGCGACTGA
- the liaF gene encoding cell wall-active antibiotics response protein LiaF, translated as MFGGLLLLAAGVLLLLNMMGYIHVSPGELFATYWPVFVILAGLSQLTNSARQYGSIFGGLVVTVVGAFFLARNLDFITLSVGDFFRYAVPVVLIAAGLSVMFRPSRRQRSDLGSGSGSYEEPVIPPPPPLDPSLDPHFGSTLDEAFEQAFPDESKKRREQEEKHKQPKHEYRNADPDDKINRSGFIGDVRLGDQYFELKPANISHFIGDTIIDLTKAQIPYGETKINVSAFIGDVKVFVPADADLGISVASNSLIGDMKVLQEKSGGFMSNINSKTPNYNETSKRIKLNVSVFVGDIRINRVG; from the coding sequence ATGTTTGGAGGGCTATTGCTGCTTGCGGCTGGGGTGTTGCTTCTCTTAAACATGATGGGTTATATACACGTTAGCCCTGGCGAATTGTTTGCGACTTACTGGCCGGTATTCGTCATTCTGGCTGGATTATCGCAGCTTACGAACAGCGCTCGTCAGTACGGTTCTATATTCGGCGGCTTGGTCGTAACGGTCGTGGGTGCTTTTTTCCTGGCAAGAAATCTGGATTTCATCACTTTGTCTGTCGGTGATTTCTTCAGATATGCCGTGCCTGTTGTGCTGATAGCGGCGGGGTTGTCGGTGATGTTTCGGCCGTCCAGACGGCAGCGTTCGGATTTGGGTTCCGGTTCCGGAAGTTATGAAGAGCCGGTCATTCCGCCTCCGCCTCCTTTGGATCCTTCTTTGGATCCTCATTTCGGGTCAACCCTGGATGAAGCGTTTGAGCAGGCTTTTCCGGATGAAAGCAAGAAGCGGAGAGAGCAGGAAGAGAAGCATAAGCAGCCTAAACATGAATATAGGAATGCGGATCCGGACGACAAAATCAACCGGTCGGGTTTTATTGGCGACGTGCGGCTTGGGGATCAGTATTTCGAACTGAAGCCGGCAAATATTTCCCATTTTATCGGAGACACGATCATCGACTTGACGAAAGCGCAAATTCCTTACGGGGAGACCAAAATTAATGTGTCTGCTTTTATCGGGGATGTGAAGGTATTTGTGCCAGCCGATGCGGATCTGGGCATTTCGGTTGCTTCCAATTCCCTCATTGGAGATATGAAGGTGCTACAGGAGAAGTCGGGCGGCTTTATGAGCAACATCAATTCCAAAACGCCGAATTATAACGAAACAAGCAAAAGGATCAAATTGAACGTCAGTGTGTTCGTTGGGGATATCCGGATCAACAGGGTGGGCTGA
- a CDS encoding 3D domain-containing protein, with translation MRHFKFWKKLTLVLIGAGLVFNSFEGKEIAAAFGGFKYSQEPYNDVAVNLFDLDLSDFTVMNFGLNEDDLYDSYSDYETRAFDQDFTFNSDFRGNETQAGNPVRSAGSVIGKAMSDAGKVARTVAGLQKQNMLPKQSEIVTVLATGYTAGYESTGKRPNHPQYGITYSGVKVRRDKAALSTIAADLNVFPLGTILYIPGYGYGVVADKGGAIKGNHLDLYFSTTKQVFKEWGKKKVNVRVIKWGSGKLTEQMLQKFGESIEVNEDLIDPNWENSI, from the coding sequence ATGCGCCATTTTAAATTTTGGAAAAAATTAACTTTGGTTTTGATAGGAGCCGGATTGGTTTTTAATAGTTTTGAAGGCAAAGAGATCGCTGCCGCTTTCGGCGGGTTCAAGTATAGTCAGGAGCCTTACAACGATGTGGCTGTCAATCTTTTTGATCTCGATTTAAGTGATTTCACCGTGATGAACTTTGGCTTAAATGAGGATGATCTCTATGATTCGTACAGCGACTATGAAACCAGAGCGTTTGATCAAGACTTTACATTTAATAGCGACTTTAGGGGAAATGAAACCCAAGCTGGGAACCCCGTACGCAGTGCAGGTAGCGTCATTGGCAAAGCGATGTCCGATGCCGGGAAGGTAGCACGGACCGTAGCCGGCCTGCAGAAACAAAACATGTTGCCTAAACAGTCCGAGATCGTAACGGTTCTGGCTACCGGATATACGGCAGGTTACGAATCTACCGGCAAACGGCCAAATCATCCGCAATACGGAATCACGTATTCAGGCGTGAAGGTCAGAAGGGATAAAGCAGCTCTTTCGACGATTGCCGCAGATTTGAACGTGTTTCCGCTTGGAACAATCCTGTACATTCCAGGTTACGGCTACGGAGTAGTAGCGGACAAAGGCGGCGCGATAAAAGGCAACCACCTGGATCTGTATTTCTCGACAACCAAGCAGGTATTCAAGGAATGGGGCAAGAAAAAGGTTAACGTTCGCGTCATTAAGTGGGGCAGCGGAAAGCTGACCGAGCAGATGCTGCAGAAGTTTGGAGAATCCATTGAGGTAAATGAAGATTTAATTGATCCGAACTGGGAAAATTCCATCTAA
- a CDS encoding S1C family serine protease yields the protein MDDQNNKSNQGFGFGTDSDHNHKDEMNPSSGFNKEDRSTADTNTPYYYSYGPYQSQDRNREEQSSGGYDSSSYEARNQEDVEITPPQPVRQVPTGSYPARSTFEGASNGGNSDSGGPGGRNQPNWQYSHKKPKSPIKSVVAGVLAGMVLMGGAMYYADSENLFTGGKQALSDAPAAAAASNAVTDSAATNVKLPVSSGGDVTSVVKQAGPAVVQIETLVKANKNNGGGNSFNNDPFFNYFFGDPFGGGSGNGGSGGSGGSGNGSNGTDDGLVASGLGSGFFFDKSGYILTNEHVVHGADVVQVTVQGTTKPYEAKVLGTSYDLDLAVLKIDGDGNFPSISLADSSKEEVGESVVAIGNPQGFDHTVTAGVLSATGREISIAGENGEKDRKYQNLLQTDASINPGNSGGPLLNLNGEVIGINVAVSSDSQGIGFAIPTSTITEVLDKLKNNEEIPATPEPFIGASLQTVTPQVAKQMGTNVTEGSLVMEVLYKSPAYQADLRPYDIISGADGTNYGTADDLIAYIQKKKVGDKITLNIVRDGKKIDLPVTIGNKNDFQTSTSGTTNP from the coding sequence ATGGACGATCAAAACAACAAATCCAACCAAGGTTTCGGTTTCGGTACAGACTCCGATCATAACCATAAAGATGAAATGAATCCTAGCAGCGGCTTTAACAAAGAGGACAGAAGCACGGCCGATACCAATACGCCTTACTACTATTCCTATGGTCCATATCAATCCCAAGACCGAAACCGTGAAGAGCAAAGCAGCGGAGGTTACGACAGCAGCAGCTATGAGGCTAGAAATCAAGAGGATGTGGAGATAACTCCTCCGCAGCCTGTTCGCCAAGTTCCAACCGGCAGCTATCCGGCACGTTCGACCTTTGAAGGAGCTTCAAACGGCGGGAATTCGGATTCCGGCGGTCCGGGCGGACGAAATCAGCCGAATTGGCAGTACAGCCACAAGAAACCAAAGTCGCCGATCAAATCGGTGGTAGCCGGCGTGCTGGCGGGTATGGTTCTAATGGGTGGGGCGATGTACTACGCCGACTCCGAGAACCTGTTCACCGGCGGCAAACAGGCCTTGTCCGATGCTCCGGCAGCGGCGGCGGCTTCGAACGCGGTTACGGATTCGGCAGCTACAAACGTGAAGCTGCCGGTAAGCAGCGGCGGTGATGTAACTTCGGTTGTCAAACAGGCTGGTCCTGCGGTCGTACAGATCGAAACGCTGGTGAAAGCCAATAAAAACAACGGCGGAGGCAACTCCTTTAACAACGATCCGTTCTTTAACTACTTCTTCGGAGATCCGTTCGGCGGAGGAAGTGGTAACGGAGGCAGCGGTGGAAGCGGTGGAAGCGGAAACGGCAGCAACGGCACGGATGACGGTCTGGTTGCTTCCGGTTTGGGCTCCGGATTTTTCTTCGATAAATCCGGTTACATTCTTACCAACGAACACGTTGTCCACGGTGCCGATGTAGTGCAGGTAACGGTTCAAGGCACAACCAAACCGTACGAAGCCAAAGTGCTCGGCACAAGCTATGACCTTGACCTGGCCGTACTGAAAATTGATGGCGACGGCAACTTCCCGTCTATCTCCCTTGCAGACTCCAGCAAAGAAGAAGTAGGGGAAAGCGTCGTAGCGATCGGTAACCCTCAAGGCTTTGACCATACGGTAACGGCCGGGGTACTTAGTGCAACAGGACGTGAAATCTCCATTGCCGGCGAGAATGGGGAGAAGGACCGCAAATACCAGAACCTGCTGCAAACGGACGCATCCATCAACCCTGGTAACTCCGGCGGACCACTGCTCAATCTGAACGGTGAAGTTATCGGCATCAACGTGGCCGTAAGCTCGGATTCCCAAGGCATCGGCTTCGCGATTCCTACCAGCACGATTACCGAAGTGCTCGACAAACTGAAAAATAACGAAGAAATTCCGGCCACACCTGAGCCATTTATCGGCGCAAGCCTGCAAACCGTAACCCCTCAGGTTGCGAAGCAAATGGGAACCAACGTGACCGAGGGTTCACTAGTTATGGAAGTGCTGTACAAATCGCCTGCTTATCAAGCCGATCTTCGCCCATATGATATTATCTCCGGCGCAGACGGCACGAATTACGGTACAGCTGATGATTTGATCGCTTATATTCAGAAGAAAAAAGTCGGCGATAAAATAACGCTGAACATCGTTCGCGACGGCAAAAAAATCGACCTGCCGGTTACGATCGGCAACAAAAATGATTTCCAGACCTCTACAAGCGGCACAACCAATCCTTAA
- a CDS encoding response regulator translates to MSNGSIKVMIVDDHDMVRMGLKTYLSLEPQFEVIAEACDGQQAVKRIDEMQAGERPDIILMDLMMPNMNGAEATRHILARHTDMKIIILTSFLEDDLVVEAIEAGAVSYVLKTVSAEELIYALQGAYRGMPVMTGDVAQALTRGIRQKTVQGDTAGLTDREKEVLLLIAEGKSNKEIGEELHISIKTVKTHVSNLLMKCELEDRTQLAIYAHRQGWVS, encoded by the coding sequence ATGAGTAACGGGTCAATTAAAGTGATGATTGTGGATGATCATGATATGGTAAGAATGGGGTTAAAAACCTATTTATCGCTTGAACCCCAGTTTGAAGTGATAGCTGAGGCCTGTGATGGCCAGCAGGCAGTTAAAAGGATAGACGAAATGCAGGCGGGGGAAAGACCCGACATTATTTTAATGGATTTGATGATGCCGAACATGAACGGCGCTGAAGCAACCCGCCACATTCTTGCCCGTCATACGGATATGAAAATCATTATTTTAACCAGCTTTCTGGAAGACGATCTGGTGGTAGAAGCTATAGAGGCGGGGGCCGTCAGTTATGTGCTGAAGACGGTATCGGCTGAAGAGCTGATTTATGCGCTGCAAGGCGCTTACCGCGGCATGCCTGTGATGACCGGAGATGTAGCCCAGGCGCTGACACGCGGGATCCGTCAGAAGACGGTTCAGGGAGATACAGCCGGTTTGACTGACCGGGAGAAGGAAGTGCTTCTTCTAATCGCGGAAGGCAAAAGCAACAAAGAGATTGGCGAGGAGCTGCATATCAGTATCAAGACGGTCAAAACCCATGTCAGCAATCTGCTGATGAAATGCGAGCTGGAAGACCGCACGCAGCTTGCCATTTATGCTCACCGCCAGGGATGGGTATCTTAA
- a CDS encoding trans-sulfuration enzyme family protein: MSHEEGKQVTGKQQEKKLSFDTRLLHFGSEVDAATGASSVPLYQASTFHHTDVFNPPLHDYTRSGNPTRQALEDYIALLEGGTNGYAFPSGMAAISATFMLFSSGDHLIVTEDVYGGTYRLLTGILNRFGLEATFVDMTNVEAVKAALRPNTKGIYIETPSNPTLKVTDISALAAWSREQGLISMVDNTFMTPYYQRPIELGVDIVLHSATKFLGGHSDVLAGLAVTANETLGRQLKYLQNGLGTVLGVQDSWLLMRGMKTLSARMAHSELSARRLAAWLSGRKDIAAVYYPGLDNHPGHDIQNRQSTGYGAVISFDVGSGERAKQVLNAVKLPIVAVSLGAVESILSYPAMMSHASMPPEVRLERGITDGLLRFSVGLEDIEDLIVDLEQALEQ; this comes from the coding sequence ATGAGTCATGAAGAGGGGAAACAAGTCACAGGGAAACAGCAGGAGAAGAAGCTGAGCTTTGACACACGGCTGCTTCATTTCGGCTCCGAAGTGGATGCCGCTACAGGCGCTTCCAGCGTTCCGCTTTATCAGGCCTCAACATTTCATCATACGGATGTCTTTAACCCTCCCCTGCATGATTACACCCGGTCAGGCAATCCTACCCGGCAGGCGCTCGAAGATTACATCGCGCTTCTCGAAGGCGGTACAAACGGGTACGCTTTTCCGAGCGGCATGGCAGCGATTTCCGCGACCTTTATGCTGTTCTCGTCCGGCGACCACCTGATCGTTACCGAAGATGTTTACGGGGGAACCTATCGTCTGCTGACGGGTATTCTAAACCGGTTCGGGCTGGAAGCGACTTTCGTGGATATGACAAACGTTGAAGCGGTAAAAGCGGCGCTGCGCCCGAACACCAAAGGCATTTATATCGAAACGCCGTCCAACCCGACGCTCAAAGTCACGGATATCTCAGCTCTCGCAGCCTGGTCCAGGGAACAGGGCTTGATCAGCATGGTGGACAACACTTTTATGACGCCGTATTACCAGCGCCCGATTGAGCTTGGCGTGGATATCGTGCTCCATAGCGCGACCAAATTCCTCGGCGGGCACAGCGATGTGCTGGCCGGTCTGGCTGTAACGGCTAATGAAACGCTGGGACGGCAGCTGAAGTATCTGCAGAATGGGCTGGGTACCGTGCTTGGCGTTCAGGATTCCTGGCTGCTGATGCGTGGGATGAAAACGTTGTCCGCACGGATGGCGCACAGCGAGCTCAGCGCCCGCAGACTGGCAGCTTGGTTAAGCGGCCGCAAGGATATTGCCGCCGTGTATTATCCGGGTCTCGATAATCATCCGGGTCATGACATTCAGAATCGCCAGTCCACCGGCTATGGAGCGGTGATTTCCTTTGACGTAGGCTCCGGCGAACGGGCCAAGCAGGTGCTGAACGCCGTCAAGCTGCCTATTGTCGCTGTAAGTCTTGGGGCGGTGGAGAGCATTCTTTCTTATCCGGCCATGATGTCCCATGCCTCGATGCCGCCTGAAGTTCGGCTTGAGCGCGGCATTACCGACGGGCTGCTGCGTTTCTCGGTCGGACTTGAAGATATCGAAGATCTGATTGTCGATCTGGAACAGGCGCTCGAACAATAA
- the mqnC gene encoding cyclic dehypoxanthinyl futalosine synthase yields the protein MAIDFILDKALRGERVTLEEATALFESNEIEKMGHTANILMERRYPEKITTFVIGRNVNYTNVCDVYCRFCAFYRRPGSEEGYVLSDETIFQKIQETIDVGGTEILMQGGTNPNLPFSYYTDLLRNIKKRFPDITMHSFSPAEIQKMKVVSDGLSLEEVIRQIHEAGLDSLPGGGAEILDDRTRRKISRLKGSWTDWMDVMKTAHKIGMNTTATMVIGLGETMEERALHLMRVRDAQDECIQNGYKSEGFLAFIPWTFQPDNTNLKLERQTPEEYLKTVAISRIVLDNIKHFQSSWVTMGPEIGKLSLQYGCDDFGSTMIEENVVSSAGATHKVNISSTLDIIRQAGKIPAQRNTRYEILRVFDDVNAKVENDFIMQN from the coding sequence GTGGCTATTGATTTTATCCTGGATAAAGCTTTGCGCGGGGAACGTGTAACGCTTGAGGAAGCGACCGCTTTGTTTGAGTCTAACGAGATTGAGAAAATGGGCCATACGGCCAACATTTTGATGGAAAGACGTTACCCTGAGAAGATTACGACATTTGTTATCGGTCGTAACGTCAACTATACCAACGTTTGCGACGTGTACTGCCGTTTCTGCGCCTTCTATCGCAGACCGGGATCCGAGGAAGGATATGTGCTGTCGGACGAAACGATTTTTCAGAAGATACAGGAAACCATTGACGTAGGCGGTACGGAAATTCTGATGCAGGGCGGCACCAACCCGAACCTGCCGTTCAGCTATTATACGGATCTGCTTCGCAATATTAAGAAAAGATTCCCGGATATTACGATGCACTCGTTCTCTCCGGCGGAAATTCAGAAGATGAAGGTCGTATCTGACGGCTTGTCTCTGGAAGAAGTGATCCGTCAGATTCATGAAGCCGGGCTGGACTCTCTCCCTGGCGGCGGAGCCGAAATTCTGGACGACCGGACCCGGCGGAAGATCAGCCGCTTGAAGGGTTCCTGGACGGACTGGATGGACGTCATGAAGACCGCTCACAAGATCGGCATGAACACGACGGCCACCATGGTCATCGGTCTCGGTGAAACGATGGAGGAACGGGCGCTTCATTTGATGCGTGTCCGCGATGCTCAAGATGAATGCATTCAGAACGGCTACAAATCCGAAGGATTTCTGGCTTTCATTCCTTGGACCTTCCAGCCGGATAATACCAACCTAAAGCTGGAACGCCAAACGCCGGAAGAATATTTGAAGACCGTGGCGATCAGCCGGATCGTGCTGGATAACATCAAACACTTTCAGTCCTCCTGGGTAACGATGGGACCGGAGATCGGCAAGCTTTCCCTGCAGTACGGCTGCGATGATTTCGGCAGCACCATGATCGAAGAAAACGTGGTTTCTTCCGCGGGAGCTACTCATAAAGTTAATATTTCGTCTACGCTGGATATTATCCGGCAGGCCGGCAAAATTCCAGCCCAGCGGAATACGCGATATGAAATTTTGCGTGTCTTTGATGACGTGAACGCCAAGGTTGAGAACGACTTTATTATGCAGAACTAA